Proteins encoded by one window of Lathyrus oleraceus cultivar Zhongwan6 chromosome 1, CAAS_Psat_ZW6_1.0, whole genome shotgun sequence:
- the LOC127105017 gene encoding uncharacterized protein LOC127105017 has translation MSMYTNDQRMLIHCFQDSLTGAALRWYMGLDSSQIKTFNDLGEAFIKHYKYNLDNVPDRDQLRSMQQREKETFHEYAQRWCEIAAQVVPPMEEKEMTKVFLKTLDTFYSERMIASAPTDFTDMVNMGVRLEEAVREGRLVREGSSSSSGAKRYGGFMKKKEQETNVVSYNHPRRINYPYHSQHQHIAAVTPVITSAPVQVQYPQQRTNRFQQNTQYQQQHQPQQHQHQLQQRPPQQQRRTNFDPIPMSYAELYPALITKNLVLPRPRPLVPEVLPWWYKPEVSCPFHQNAPGHDLDNYFALKLEVQKLTRAGILTFKNMGPNVKDNPMPSHGPSSVNNIEVCLNEQRVTKIEEIRRSLVEIHYVLCAHGLFQHDHQICGTCSVNSRGCRKIQDDLQGVFDQGLIQISRQVSSPESQEQEVNVIIPCFNIPEKVEIAYHPREPVVICPPGPMPYTSDKAVPYRYAATIIENGKEVEIKTLASVTNIAANSRMTRSGRMFAPPVIPSRNVEKDPVVVVPVTREAERQTSNSTLDKETDELLRIIKLSDYKVVDQLLQTPSKILILSLLLNSAVHREALLKVLDQAFVEQDITAEQFNNVVGSIT, from the coding sequence ATGTCAATGTACACCAATGACCAAAGGATGCTCATTCATTGTTTTCAAGACAGCCTTACCGGTGCAGCTTTACGCtggtatatgggattagacagtTCTCAGATCAAGACTTTCAACGATTTAGGTGAGGCCTTTATCAAACATTACAAATACAACCTTGATAATGTGCCAGACCGAGATCAATTGAGGTCCATGCAACAAAGAGAAAAGGAGACATTCCATGAATACGCGCAAAGGTGGTGCGAAATTGCAGCACAGGTTGTTCCACCtatggaagaaaaggagatgacgaAAGTGTTCTTAAAGACTCTTGATACTTTTTATTCTGAGAGGATGATTGCAAGCGCTCCTACAGACTTTACTGACATGGTAAACATGGGAGTCCGTTTAGAGGAAGCAGTTCGAGAAGGGCGTCTAGTCAGAGAAGGAAGTTCATCTTCAAGCGGGGCAAAGAGGTACGGCGGTTTTATGAAAAAGAAGGAACAAGAAACTAATGTTGTGTCCTATAATCACCCAAGAAGGATCAATTATCCTTACCATTCCCAACACCAACATATAGCAGCCGTGACTCCAGTAATCACTTCCGCTCCAGTTCAAGTCCAATACCCTCAGCAGCGTACCAACCGCTTCCAACAGAAtactcagtatcagcaacaacatcaacctcaacaacatcaacatcagtTACAACAACGTCCACCACAGCAGCAAAGAAGAAccaattttgatccaattccaatgtcatatgcagaattgtatccagCTTTGATCACTAAAAACCTTGTGCTACCACGACCACGACCTCTTGTACCAGAAGTGCTACcttggtggtacaagccagaggTATCTTGTCCCTTTCATCAGAATGCTCCAGGTCATGACTTAGACAACTATTTTGCTTTAAAGTTGGAAGTACAGAAGTTGACAAGAGCAGGTATCCTGACCTTCAAGAACATGGGTCCCAATGTGAAGGACAATCCAATGCCAAGTCATGGTCCTTCATCAGTGAACAATATAGAAGTTTGTCTCAATGAACAACGTGTTACGAAGATAGAGGAGATTCGGCGGTCTTTGGTTGAAATTCATTATGTTTTATGTGCTCATGGTCTATTCCAACATGACCACCAGATCTGTGGTACATGTTCAGTCAATTCAAGAGGTTGTAGAAAGATTCAAGATGATTTGCAAGGCGTCTTTGATCAGGGTTTGATTCAGATTTCTAGACAAGTGAGTTCTCCAGAATCACAAGAACAAGAGGTGAATGTCATCATTCCTTGCTTCAACATTCCAGAGAAAGTAGAGATAGCTTATCATCCGAGGGAGCCAGTGGTGATTTGCCCTCCGGGCCCAATGCCTTACACTTCAGATAAAGCGGTCCCCTACCGCTATGCAGCAACTATTATTGAGAACGGTAAAGAGGTCGAGATTAAAACCTTAGCCTCAGTTACCAATATCGCAGCAAATAGCCGAATGACGCGCAGTGGCCGCATGTTCGCTCCGCCGGTTATCCCAAGTAGAAATGTTGAGAAAGATCCAGTAGTCGTGGTACCAGTGACAAGAGAAGCAGAAAGGCAAACAAGCAATTCAACCCTTGATAAAGAAACAGATGAACTACTTAGAATTATCAAGCTCAGTGACTACAAAGTGGTAGATCAGTTGCTacagacaccgtcaaaaatcttGATCCTGTCCTTATTATTGAATTCAGCTGTCCACAGAGAAGCACTACTGAAGGTGCTTGATCAAGCCTTTGTAGAACAGGATATAACAGCAGAGCAGTTCAACAATGTTGTAGGCAGCATCACTTAG